Proteins co-encoded in one Dasypus novemcinctus isolate mDasNov1 chromosome 18, mDasNov1.1.hap2, whole genome shotgun sequence genomic window:
- the ZNF579 gene encoding zinc finger protein 579 produces the protein MDPQPPPPAQGSPPHRGRGRGRGRGRGRGRGRGRGGAGAPRAPLPCPTCGRLFRFPYYLSRHRLSHSGLRPHACPLCPKAFRRPAHLSRHLRGHGPQPPLRCAACPRTFPEPAQLRRHLAQEHAGGEVELAIERAAKDAAEPSRGAPDEAAEQPTTAAAAATEEAAWPETWPAGEPAAAAAPTPPEPRESEEEEAEAGAAELRAELALAAGRQEEKQVLLQADWTLLCLRCREAFATKGELKAHPCLRPEGDQEGEGGPPPRPKRHQCSICLKAFARPWSLSRHRLVHSTDRPFVCPDCGLAFRLASYLRQHRRVHGALSLLGPLPGAAKKDDKAAGARNSGKAPEGGDAAERDGGDGGQNGADAGPARPPAGEPRFWCPECGKGFRRRAHLRQHGVTHSGARPFQCVRCQREFKRLADLARHAQVHAGGPAPHPCPRCPRRFSRAYSLLRHQRCHRAELERAAALQALQAQAAPSPPPPPPPAEPEPEGLPLPVARIKEEPPSPGHPAALPAAAPPSSSAPPASTAKTTRPSRWRRKR, from the coding sequence ATGGACCCGCAGCCCCCTCCGCCTGCCCAGGGCAGCCCTCCCCACCGCGGCAGGGGCCGCGGCCGTGGCCGAGGCCGGGGTCGCGGCCGAGGCCGAGGCCGGGGAGGCGCCGGAGCCCCCCGcgcgcccctgccctgccccacctgcGGCCGCCTCTTCCGCTTCCCCTACTACCTCTCCAGGCACCGGCTGAGCCACTCGGGCCTGCGTCCCCACGCCTGCCCCCTGTGCCCCAAGGCCTTCCGCCGGCCGGCGCACCTCTCCCGCCACCTGCGCGGCCACGGGCCCCAGCCGCCGCTGCGCTGCGCCGCCTGCCCGCGCACCTTCCCGGAGCCCGCCCAGCTCCGGCGCCACCTGGCCCAGGAACACGCGGGCGGCGAGGTCGAGCTGGCCATCGAGAGGGCCGCCAAAGAcgcggccgagcccagccggggcGCGCCGGACGAGGCGGCCGAGCAGCCCacgacggcggcggcggcggccaccGAGGAGGCCGCGTGGCCCGAGACGTGGCCGGCGGGGGAGCCGGCCGCCGCCGCGGCGCCCACGCCCCCCGAGCCGCGGGAgtcggaggaggaggaggccgaGGCGGGGGCGGCGGAGCTGCGGGCGGAGCTGGCGCTGGCGGCCGGGCGCCAGGAGGAGAAGCAGGTGCTGCTGCAGGCCGACTGGACGCTGCTGTGCCTGCGCTGCCGCGAGGCCTTCGCCACCAAGGGCGAGCTGAAGGCCCACCCGTGTCTGCGGCCCGAGGGCGACCAGGAGGGCGAGGGGGGGCCGCCGCCGCGCCCCAAGCGCCACCAGTGCTCCATCTGCCTCAAGGCCTTCGCCAGGCCCTGGTCGCTGTCGCGCCACCGGCTGGTGCACTCCACCGACCGCCCCTTCGTCTGCCCGGACTGCGGCCTGGCCTTCCGCCTGGCCTCCTACCTCCGCCAGCACCGGCGCGTGCACGGCGCGCTCAGCCTGCTGGGGCCCCTGCCCGGCGCCGCCAAGAAGGACGACAAGGCCGCGGGCGCGCGGAACTCAGGGAAGGCGCCCGAGGGCGGCGACGCGGCGGAGCGCGACGGCGGGGACGGCGGGCAGAACGGCGCGGACGCGGGGCCGGCGCGGCCCCCCGCGGGCGAGCCCCGCTTCTGGTGCCCCGAGTGCGGCAAGGGCTTCCGGCGCCGCGCGCACCTGCGGCAGCACGGGGTCACCCACTCCGGCGCGCGCCCCTTCCAGTGCGTGCGCTGCCAGCGCGAGTTCAAGCGCCTGGCCGACCTGGCCCGCCACGCGCAGGTGCACGCGGGGGGCCCGGCCCCGCACCCGTGCCCCCGCTGCCCGCGGCGCTTCTCGCGCGCCTACAGCCTGCTGCGGCACCAGCGGTGCCACCGCGCCGAGCTGGAGCGCGCCGCCGCCCTGCAGGCGCTGCAGGCCCAGGCCGCGCcgtcgccgccgccgcccccgccgcccgccgaGCCCGAGCCCGAGGGGCTGCCGCTGCCCGTGGCGCGCATCAAGGAGGAGCCGCCCTCCCCCGGGCACCCCGCCGCGCTCCCCGCCGCAGCCCCCCCATCTTCCTCAGCGCCTCCTGCTTCGACAGCCAAGACCACTCGGCCTTCgagatggaggaggaagaggtag
- the FIZ1 gene encoding LOW QUALITY PROTEIN: flt3-interacting zinc finger protein 1 (The sequence of the model RefSeq protein was modified relative to this genomic sequence to represent the inferred CDS: inserted 2 bases in 1 codon; deleted 2 bases in 2 codons), with protein MDDAPLPAPAAPAPAPAAAAPRVPFHCSECGKSFRYRSDLRRHFARHTALKPHACPRCGKGFKHSFNLANHLRSHTGERPYRCSACPKGFRDSTGLLHHQVVHTGEKPYCCLVCELRFSSRSSLGRHLKRQHRGVLPPPLPPAAGLPALSAPCSVCCNAGPCAACGGAGAGAGDGPEGAGAGGWGLAEAAAAAAASLPPFACGACARRFDLGRELAAHWAAHTDVKPFKCPRCERDFNAPALLERHKLTHDLQGPGAPPAWAAGATAGPEPAGGEGGGAAGAGAAPPGLGRRALPGAEGGGAPELGALGPARGGEALAPAAAAEPSEDTLYQCDCGTFFASAAALAGHLEAHSGPAAYGCGHCGALYAALGALEEHRRASHGQGGGAEAAAAXPPEGAPAAGSGRGKKIFGCSECEKLFRSPRDLERHVLVHTGEKPFPCLECGKFFRHECYLKRHRLLHGSERPFPCHICGKGFITLSNLSRHLKLHRGMD; from the exons ATGGATGACGCCCCGTTGCCGGCGcccgcggccccggccccggccccggccgccgccgccccccgcgtCCCGTTTCACTGCAGTGAGTGTGGCAAGAGCTTCCGCTACCGCTCGGACCTGCGGCGCCACTTCGCGCGGCACACGGCGCTCAAGCCCCACGCGTGCCCGCGCTGCGGCAAGGGCTTCAAGCACAGCTTCAACCTGGCCAACCACCTGCGCTCGCACACCGGCGAGCGCCCCTACCGCTGCTCCGCCTGCCCCAAGGGCTTCCGGGACTCCACGGGCCTGCTGCACCACCAG GTCGTGCACACTGGCGAGAAGCCCTACTGCTGCCTGGTCTGCGAGCTCCGCTTCTCGTCGCGCTCCAGCCTGGGCCGCCACCTCAAGCGCCAGCACCGCGGGGTGCTGCCGCCCCCGCTGCCGCCCGCCGCGGGCCTGCCCGCGCTGAGCGCGCCCTGCTCCGTCTGCTGCAACGCGGGGCCCTGCGCGGCGTgcgggggcgcgggcgcgggcgcgggcgacGGGCCCgagggcgcgggcgcgggcggctGGGGCCTGGCCGAGGCGGCCGCGGCGGCCGCGGCCTCGCTGCCCCCGTTCGCCTGCGGCGCGTGCGCGCGGCGCTTCGACCTGGGCCGCGAGCTGGCGGCGCACTGGGCGGCGCACACCGACGTGAAGCCCTTCAAGTGCCCGCGCTGCGAGCGCGACTTCAACGCGCCCGCGCTGCTGGAGCGGCACAAGCTGACGCACGACCTGCAGGGCCCGGGCGCGCCCCCGGCCTGGGCGGCGGGCGCCACCGCGGGGCCCGAGCCGGCCGGCGGGGAGGGCggcggggccgcgggggccgGCGCCGCGCCCCCCGGCCTGGGACGGCGGGCC CTCCCGGGCGCCGAGGGCGGCGGCGCGCCCGAGCTGGGGGCGCTGGGGCCCGCGCGCGGCGGGGAGGCGCTGGCGCCCGCGGCC GCGGCCGAGCCGTCGGAAGACACCCTGTACCAGTGCGACTGCGGGACCTTCTTCGCGTCGGCCGCGGCGCTGGCCGGCCACCTGGAGGCGCACTCGGGCCCCGCGGCCTACGGCTGCGGGCACTGCGGGGCGCTGTACGCCGCCCTGGGCGCGCTGGAGGAGCACCGGCGCGCCAGCCACGGCCAGGGCGGCGGCGCCGAGGCGGCGGCCGC GCCCCCCGAGGGCGCGCCCGCCGCCGGCTCGGGCCGCGGCAAGAAGATCTTCGGCTGCTCCGAGTGCGAGAAGCTGTTCCGCTCGCCGCGCGACCTGGAGCGGCACGTGCTGGTGCACACGGGCGAGAAGCCGTTCCCGTGCCTCGAGTGCGGCAAGTTCTTCCGCCACGAGTGCTACCTCAAGCGCCACCGGCTGCTGCACGGCTCCGAGCGGCCCTTCCCCTGCCACATCTGCGGCAAGGGCTTCATCACGCTCAGCAACCTCTCGCGGCACCTCAAGCTGCATCGGGGCATGGACTGA